A region of the Arsenicicoccus dermatophilus genome:
GCGTCGTGACGAGGTGGTCCACCACCTGGGGCGCCGCGGCCGTCCTCGTCGTCATCGCGGCCGGGTCGCTGGGCATCGCTGCGCTCTTCGCGGTCACCGATCCTCGTCCGCTCGCCCACGCCTCGATCGGCTGGCACCTGCCCCTGGCCGCCGCCCATGCCGCCCTGGCCTGGCTCCTGGGGCGCGTCATACCTGATCCCGGTCCCGAGCAGGCCCGCCCGCTCACGGACGAGGCGTGGGTCCACGACCTCGCCCGGATCCTGCGCACCCGCGGCGAGCTCCCCGAGCCCCAGGTCGGCCGCGTCCTCGAGGACGCCCGCGCCCACGGCCAGCAGACCGGTGCCCCGCTCGTGGAGGAGTTCGGGAGCCCGGCGGCGTATGCCGCGCAGGTCTGCCCGCGCCCGATCGTGCGGTCCCGGCGGTCGGCGATCCATCGGACCGCCGTGCTGGCCCTGTGCGCCTGGCCGGCGAGCGACCTGCTCCTGGACGCCTCGCGCTCCTGGCCGGCCCGAGTCTTCTCATGGCTCGCCCTGGCCTGCCTGACCTTCCTGGTCCTCCGGGCGTGGTGGCACGCCCTGGCTCACCGCGTCAGCGGCGGCGATAGGTGAGGTCGGTGATCGGCCGCCCGGCCGCGACCCCGCGCCGCTCGAAGCGAGTCATCGGCCGCACGGCGAAGCGCTCGTCCGGCCCGCCCTCGAAGTCCGGGTGCTCGTCGAGCACCTGCTGCATCCAGGCGGCGTAGTCGGGCCAGTCGGTGGCCAGGCGCCATACGCCGCCCGGCTCCAGGACGCGGGCGACGAGGGTCGCGAAGGCCGGCTGCACGATGCGGCGCTTGTGGTGCCGCGTCTTGGGCCAGGGGTCGGGGAAGAAGGTCCACACCTCGCGGACCGAGCCCGCCGGCAGGAGGGTCTCGAAGACCGGCACCGCGTCGGCCTCCAGCAGCCGCACGTTGCGCAGGTCGCGGGAGCCGACCTTGCGGAGCATGTCGTAGAGCCCCGGCCGGTACACCTCCAGCGACAGCAGGTCGTGGTCGGGCAGCTGCTCCCCGCCCGCCGTCGTGGCGTCACCGGAGCCGGCGCCCACCTCGACGACCAGGGGCGCCCGCCGTCCGAAGACCGCGACCGGGTCCAGCCGCGCGTCCGGGTGCACGTCCGAGCGGTTCGTCGACCGCGGGAGGTCGAGCAGCCAGCGGTCGCCGTACCGCTCGATCGCCCGCGCGTCCTTGTCCTGGAGCCGCTGGTCGACCCGCGCGAAGCTCACCATCCGGCGCACCCCCTCGCCGGTGACGGGCTCGGCGATGCCGACGGTGTATGTCGTCCGTCGCGCGGGCTGGTCGGGCGCCGTCCCGTCCGGGGAGGGCTGGTCGGTCACTTCTTGCCCTTGCCCTTGCTCTCGCCGTCGTTGGACAGCGCCGCGATGAAGGCCTCCTGGGGCACCTCGACACGGCCGACCATCTTCATCCGCTTCTTGCCTTCCTTCTGCTTCTCCAGCAGCTTGCGCTTGCGGCTGATGTCGCCGCCGTAGCACTTGGCGAGCACGTCCTTGCGGATCGCGCGGATGGTCTCGCGGGCGATGACGCGCGACCCGATGGCGGCCTGGATCGGCACCTCGAACTGCTGTCGCGGGATCAGCTCGCGCAGCTTGGTCGCCATCATCACGCCGTAGGAGTAGGCCGCGTCCTTGTGGACGATGGAGCTGAAAGCGTCGACCTGCTCGCCCTGCAGCAGGATGTCGACCTTGACCAGGTCGGCCACCTGGTCGCCGTCGGGCTCGTAGTCCAGCGAGGCGTAGCCGCGGGTCTTGGACTTCAGCTGGTCGAAGAAGTCGAAGACGATCTCGGCGAGCGGGAGGGTGTAGCGCATCTCGACGCGCTCCTCGGACAGGTAGTCCATCCCGCGCAGGGTGCCACGCTTGGCCTGGCACAGCTCCATGATCGAGCCGATGAACTCGCTCGGCGCGAGGATCGTGGCCCGCACCACGGGCTCGCGGACCTCCGCGATCTTGCCGTCGGGGAACTCGCTGGGGTTGGTGACCTCCACGACGCGCTTGTCGTCGAGGGTCACGTCGTACTCCACGTTGGGCAGCGTCGAGATCAGGTCCAGCCCGAACTCGCGCTCCAGGCGCTCGCGCACGATCTCCAGGTGCAGCATGCCGAGGAAGCCGACGCGGAAGCCGAAGCCCAGCGCCGCCGAGGTCTCCGGCTCGTAGACCAGGGCCGCGTCGTTGAGCTTGAGCTTGTCCAGCGCGTCGCGCAGCAGCGGGTAGTCCGTGCCGTCGATCGGGTAGAGCCCGGAGAAGACCATCGGCCGCGGGTCGCGGTAGCCGCCGAGCGC
Encoded here:
- the trmB gene encoding tRNA (guanosine(46)-N7)-methyltransferase TrmB, whose translation is MTDQPSPDGTAPDQPARRTTYTVGIAEPVTGEGVRRMVSFARVDQRLQDKDARAIERYGDRWLLDLPRSTNRSDVHPDARLDPVAVFGRRAPLVVEVGAGSGDATTAGGEQLPDHDLLSLEVYRPGLYDMLRKVGSRDLRNVRLLEADAVPVFETLLPAGSVREVWTFFPDPWPKTRHHKRRIVQPAFATLVARVLEPGGVWRLATDWPDYAAWMQQVLDEHPDFEGGPDERFAVRPMTRFERRGVAAGRPITDLTYRRR
- the lepA gene encoding translation elongation factor 4, which produces MARTALTPHATPPELIRNFCIIAHIDHGKSTLADRMLQKTGVVEERLMRAQYLDRMDIERERGITIKSQAVRMPWELDGATYCLNMIDTPGHVDFTYEVSRSLAACEGAVLLVDAAQGIEAQTLANLYLAMENDLTIIPVLNKIDLPAAQPEKYAAELAGLIGCDESDVLKVSGKTGVGVEELLDQIVRLLPAPVGDADKPARAMIFDSVYDTYRGVVTYVRVVDGNLNPRERIQMMSTRATHELLEIGVISPEPMPSKGLGVGEVGYLITGVKDVRQSRVGDTITNMAKPAEEALGGYRDPRPMVFSGLYPIDGTDYPLLRDALDKLKLNDAALVYEPETSAALGFGFRVGFLGMLHLEIVRERLEREFGLDLISTLPNVEYDVTLDDKRVVEVTNPSEFPDGKIAEVREPVVRATILAPSEFIGSIMELCQAKRGTLRGMDYLSEERVEMRYTLPLAEIVFDFFDQLKSKTRGYASLDYEPDGDQVADLVKVDILLQGEQVDAFSSIVHKDAAYSYGVMMATKLRELIPRQQFEVPIQAAIGSRVIARETIRAIRKDVLAKCYGGDISRKRKLLEKQKEGKKRMKMVGRVEVPQEAFIAALSNDGESKGKGKK